The genomic window GCGTATGCGCCAACACAAGGGTGGTCGAACGCGAAGTGAACCCTGGCTCGTCGGGATCAGGGGCGACGGTGGTGCCGTCCTCTTCCTGTCCGATCAGGGCACGCACCTGCACACTCTGGCCCGTGAAGCGCGTGACCGTCACAGTCTGGGCAAAGGGACTGCTAAGCGCCTCGTCCACGTAAGGCCGGGCAGCCAGCACCGATTCGTAGGCCGAGTCCAGCAGGGTCACCGAGCGGCCCCAGGGAAGGCGAAGGCAAACCCGCCCACTGGAACCGCGAGCAGCAGCAGGGCGGCGGCAAAAGCATCGAGGTCACCCGCCGCCAGCACCGAGGAACCGTGACTGTCCGAAGCAGGCGTGAGGCTCAGCTCCAGTCCGGGCAGCTTAATGGCTTTCAGCCCGCCGCCGGTGCTGCCGCTTAGCAACGTCAGCGTGCCCCCTAGGCCCGCCCGGTAGGCCAGCGCTTTGGCCGCCACTGCTGTCCGGGCTGCCATCAGGGCATCCCCCGTCAAGGTGTCCGCCACCACCTGCCGACGCGCCAGCTCACCCCGCGCCCAAATCAGGGCCAGCGTGACATGTGCGTCCTCTGGCTCCGGCGCCCCTGGGATCAGCTCAGTGACCTGATCTGGCGAGACGGCCAGCGCCACGGCTTACTCCGCCTCGACGAGTGTGCCGCTGTCGAGCAAGGACTGCACGAACCCCGTGAGCGGCACGGTGACCGGCTCCACGCCGAGGCTCTTCTTGCTTTCGGGATCGGTGTAAGCGCCGCCATAACTGGCAGTGCGGCCCACAACGCGAACGGTCACGGTGGGCAGACCGTCGGCAAGCGGCGTGGGCAGGTCAGCCGCAGGCGTGGGCGTAGAAGCGCTCTGAATTTCACCGAGCACCGCGTCGCGCTCAGTCTCGGCGCGGGCCAGCCAGCCCTGGAGCTGCTCAGTTGTCACGCCCGGATCGGTGACTTCCACGTCCAGGGCCTGCTGCACCTGCCAAGTCAGGATTTCTTTTTGCACCGCATCACGTTCAGTGGTGAGGCGGGTGGCCCAGCCTTCGAGCTGCGCGGCTTTGGGGTCGGGTTTTTCGGTATCGATCTGCAGGCTAAGGGCGGTCTGAATCGCCTTGGCATTCTCGGCACGGGTGGCCATGGAAACTCCTTCACAGCACGCGCCGTCCCCCAGACATCAGGGACGACGCAAGGGAGGCGGTGGGCCTTAGCTCGAGCGGTGTGCGGTGACGCCAACGCCCAGTTCAGGCTTGCCGAAGCCGATCATTTCGCTGAAGGTGATGAACTCGATCTGGCGCTCAATGATCTTGTCGTTCTCCACCAGGTCCATGCTGGGATCGAAGGCCATTTCCAGGCCCATTTCAGGGTCCAGGGCCAACAGTTTGGCCGCACCGTCCAGCAGGCTGCCTTTCGGCGCACGCTTGGGCATCATGCCGAACGCGGCGGGCCAGCGGCCGGTCTCGCGGAAGTCGCTCGCCGTGGTGCTGTCCGTGCCCGTGAATATGGGCAGGGTCAGCAGCTTGCCCAATTCGGTGCGGTCGCCTGCCAGGATGGTGGGGTCTGCACCGTAATCACCGGCCAACAGAGACAGCTCCACAATGTCCGCCACCGTGTAGCCGGGGCCTGCCACATCAAGGTTGGGAGCCGCACCGTTGTTGCCGTCGCCGTTGAGAACCACGGCCAGGGCGGCGTTCACCTTGTTCCTAAGGGCGCGCCGCACCACCGCACCAATCCAACGGTCCATCACGCTCACGCTGGAGCGGCGGATGACCTCATAGCTCACTTTCAGCTTGCCACCGTACTTCAGCAGGCGGATCGATTGCTCGCCCATCTGCACAGTGATGGTCGGGAATTCAGCAGCTTCTGCCACGCGGCTCAGGTTGGCCCCGGCGTCGTGCTCTTCGGTGATCACGCCGTAGGTGTACGCACCGCTGCGGACAGGGGTGATGGTCGTTACCAGGTCTTCCACGGTCAGTTCATTGCGCATGGGGCGCGACAGGTCGCGGTAGCGGGTGGCGATGTACTCGGGGAACAGCACACGCTTGCTGGGGTCCTGCATAAAAACGTCTTCCACTGGACGGGCTGCGTCGCGGCCTTTGGGGTCCACGCCGAGGCTGCCCAGCACCTGCTTAAAGGCCGGGGTGGAGTCGTCGGGGTTGTAGAACTCCTCGCTGATCTTGCCCTCATCGGCCTGGATCTGCATGTAATCGGCGAGGTTGACGCCTGCAGCTTTGGCGTCCTGATAGAGACCTTTGTCGGCAAGGTCAGTGCGCTTGGCAATTTTGTAGCTCATGGAAGTCCTCCTGGGGACATGGGGCAAAGAGAAGCGCCCCGGCCTGCGGTGGGCAGACAGTGGGCGCGGCGAGAACCGGACTTAGAGACGGATGAACAGGGCTTTGGTGACCGCGTCGTACTTGTACACGTGCACGCGGGTGCCAGCAGCGCCGACTTTCACGCCACCTGCACCGTCCACCACGAGGTTTTGAGGGCCAAGGGGCACGGCAGCTTGCGCGGTCAGGGTCTGGGCGCCGCTGCCGATGGTGTTGACCAGGCCCTTGCGGTCGCTCTCGATGTTCTGGACCTTGCCGAACAAGGGATCGCCGTCTGCGCCGCGTCCAACGGTGCCTTCAGCGGTGTAGGCCACAGCGTCACCAACGACGGCTCCGGCAGCGATAACGAGGGTGGGGAACGACGTGGTGTCGTTCAGGTTGATGCCAGCAACAATAGTGCTCATGAATGCCTCCTGGGGCAAGAGAGGACGGAGGGCCGAGGATCAACGAACTGGGCCCTTACCAGCGGACAGGCTTGGGCCGACGCGCCGTGGTCTGGGCCTCGACAGGAGGGGCAGGATTGAGGTCCGGCTCTTTGCTCTGGCGGCCATTGGGGACCAAGGCATCACGCTGATCGCGGTAGCCGTGGGCCACTTCTTTCAACATGTCCGTGTCAAGGGCGCTGTTGGCCTTGCGCACGCGGGCGGCTTTGGTCTCATCACCGGTCACTGCGAGGGCCAGCGCTTCAATCTCGGAGAGCAGCTCGGTGCGGTAAGCGTCACCGTCTTTCGCCTGTGCGGCGAGGCGGCTCAGGCTGTCTGCACCCATGTCTTTGGGCTCCAGGCCCAACGCAGAGGCAGTGCTCTCGCGCTCCTGCTGACGGCCTGCAGCCACCGCGAGGCGGTCCTGCTCGGCGAGAAAGGCCTGAATGGCGGCGGTATCGGCGGCGTCGAACTCGTGTGCCGCGCCGCTGCGGTCTTTGAGGGTGATCTTCATGGGGGAAACCTCCGGGGAAGGGGCGGAAACCTGAATGCGGGCACGGGTGGCGGTGAGGCGCTGCGTGAGCTGGGCGAGGTCGTGACTGAGATCAGCGTCCGCGTAGGGCGCGGCGGACTGCAGCTCCGCTTCAAGCTGGTTGAGGGCGGCATGCTCTTCAGCAGCAGCTTCGGGGGTGAGGGAGACGCGCACACGCTGCTCGGCCAGGCGCAGTTGCGTCGTGGCTTCGAGCATGCGCGGCGACTGGGCGCGGCGGGCGGTTCGGGCAGGCTCACGGGCGGCGGCAGATTGCTGCTCACGGAGCACGTCGCCCAGGGTCGCCACCCGGTCGGCCAAGCCCACATCCACCGCTTCCTGCCCGAACCAGACGTTGCCGTTGGCGAGGGCACCCACAGCCGCCACTGTCATGGAGCGGCCCGCAGCAACTGCCGCCACGAAGTCGGCCTGAATGCGGTCAACCTCGCTCTGCCACTGCTCCAGCGCCGGGCCGTCCATGGCCTCGGTGGGTTGTCCCAGCGCTTTGCCGGGGTTGGAACGCACATAGGTGACTTTCAGACCCATGTTGTCGATGGCCACCGACTCATCCACGTGAGTACCGATCACGCCAATGGAGCCGATTTCGGCCCCTGGTGCGGCTACCAGTTCAGAGGCCTGAGCACCGAGCCAGAGGGCCGCGCTGCACATGACCGTGTTGGCGACAGCAATCACGGGTTTGACGTCTCTGGCCCGCCGAATGGCTTCCTCCGCCACCCGGATTCCGGTCACTGCGCCGCCGCCGCTCATGATGTCGAGCACGATGGAATGAATGCTAGGGTCGTCCGCTGCAGCAGAAACGCGGTCGGCCAACGTGTGGGGGTCGGTGGCCCCGCAGTATTCGGCCATCAGGCTGCCACGGGGCACGATGGTGCCGTAAATGCCGATGACCGCCACACCGGGGGCCGAGGCCTGGGCATCACCCTGCTGGGCGGCGCGATTGTCGCGCTCGGTCTTGAGGGTCTTCAGCGTCTCTTCTGTGACGTCCGAAGACAGGTAACGGTTGAACGTCGCCACCAGTTCACGGTGGTCGCGTTCCCGGATGGCCCAGGGGCTCCCCGCGAGGAGCGTGGTGACGCCCTGAAACCGGGCTGGACTGCGAATCTTGGTCACATCGGACTCCTGTGGAACTTGGGAGAGGCGGCGGGCTCAGGCGGCAGGCAGATCGGGCGCTTCTCTCACCTCCTTCAGCCCGGTCTGGTGGTAGGTGCGCGTGCGGCGGTCATAGGCGAACGCCATACGGGTCAGCGGTTCGCCATGCGCCGTGCGGGTGGCTGGATTGAGGGTGCTGGCCTCGGGAACCGGGCCGTTGGCACCCTCATCCCAGCGCTCGGCCCACGGCGGGGCCTGCGCGTCTTCCGCGTCGCCGAGATCGAAGGTGTCGGCGGCGCGTCGAGCGAAGGCGCGACCAAAGACCTTCTTCCCGATTTCCACCGTTTTCATGCGGGTCTGTTCGGTCTCCGCATCCACAGACGCGAAGCCGGACTGCGCCGCGCCGAAGCGCACGTACACCGTGGCAGGTATGCCCTTGAGGCGCAGGTGCAGGTTCAGACCGAACTCGATCTGGCGGGCAATCACGGCCTGAATGTTGGTGGCCCGCGCCTCCACCATCGGGTAGACCACGCGGGCCAGGGCCTCAGTCGCTCCATCCATCTGCCCGCGCAGGAAGGAGGTGGTGCCCAGCGCACTAAACACCCGGCGGCTGTTCTCCTTGGTGACGTCGGGAATCCCCTGCAGGCTGTGCGTCACGTTGGTCACGCTGAACTTGGTGCCGCTGGGGCCGACGAACAGGCCCGTTTCAGCCCGGTCGATGATCAGACTGAGCGCTGTTTCGAACCACTGCTGTTTGCGTTGCTCGAACAGGGGATCGGACTCACTGGCGACGCCCAGGTCTTTGGGGGTGGGCATGGGAATCTCAGCGGCCACCACCGCGACCTGGCGCATCAGGTCAATCACACGGTCAGTGGCCGCGGTCAGCCGGCGCTTGCGCTCCAGACTCTCTAGGGCGGCCAGGAACATCGGCACACCATAGGGACTGGCTCCTGCAGTGCTGAGTGGCGCGTAACAGTAGGTCAGTGGATCAAGCTGAATGCCTTCGACGCCCACCCCCACCTGTTCATGCCGAATGGCGCCACTGGCCGAATCGCGGACACAGGCGATGTCCTCGGCGGGCACAATCGCCACACTGGCGACGCCATCCCGCCCCGGCGTGGGCACCCACTCCAGGGAGCTGGCCGGAGAGAAGAGCAGTTCGCCGATCTGGTTGTTGATCAACCCATCAACGCCGCCGCCTTCCGGATACAGCCGCCCTAGCAGCAGGTCAAGCTCCTGCCGGGCCAGTTTGACGGCCCGTGCGCCGCCGACAAATTCCAGACTGTGTCCGGGATTAACGATGGCGAGGTAGTCGCCGTGAGTCCCAGCCACGTCCTCGTCACGCTGGGCAAGGCCGCGCAGGATGTCGGTCAGGCGTTTGCGGTCATCGTTGGGGTAGCCCGCGTAGGCCTTGTGCATGTAGCCCAGCCAGCTGTCATGGTCGTCTGGATCGCGGGAGAGGCGTTCGCCGCCCATCTCCCCTTTCTGCCGGTTGCCTGCACGTAAACCCAGGAGGGCTCCGCTGGCGAGGGTGGTGGCTCCCTCCCGGTGTTCTCTGGGGTGGATGGTGACAGGGCCACTGCCGACGTGAATGGGCGCATTCAGGAAGCGCCACGCATTGCCAAGCCAATCTCGTATGCCGATGGTGGATCACCTCCCTTTGAGCAGGTTGTTCATGGTCTGCATCAGGCCCACGAAGTCGCCCGCACTGCCGACCGCTTTGGTGGGTTCAGCCGGCGGCGTGATAGCGAAGGCGTACATCAGGCTCTCGGCATGATCCGGACTGGGCGCGTTGCGGTCGCCGCCGCGCTTGTCGATCAGGAGCCGGTCGGATTGCCCGATGCGGCGGGTGGTGGGCTGCGTCAGTTGTTGACGCAAGGTCTGTTCTTCTTCCGTACCACGCAGGGCAGTCAGGCTGATGCAATCTTCCGGTTCGTGGTGCGCGATGTTATGCAACACCTCATAGCTGGCCTTGAACCGCAAGAAGAGCCGCCACCAGAGTTCGGTGGCGTAATTGGCAAAGCGCTGGTGGGCGGGCGTGTCGGGCGCGTCCTCGTAGAGGGTTTCACTGGCCCGTTCACTGTTGGCGATGCCCTGTACCGCGTAAGGCACTTCGCCCGCGAGGCTGCGGCGCACCAGGGTGGCCGTGATGCTGGCGCCGACGCCCAGGCGGTCGTAATGCAGGTGCTGGAGACCGTCCCGCAGGGCGAGGTCGTGCACGCGGGTATCCACTGGGTGGGCCGCCGTGCCGGTCACGTCCTCATGGCGGGTGACGCGGGGGCCGTCGCGCCCGGTGTACACGCTTCTGTCGGCTCCCCCATCACTGACATCTAGTCCCCCGCTGCGCTGGCCGTTGCCGGGCAGGTCTAGCTCGAAGGCCGCGTCCACATACTGTTTGGGAATCAGGATGCCTTCCACCGAGGCGTCGTAATCGATGTCGATTTCCTGTGCCATCGTGACGGCCTTGAGATCCTTGCGCCGCTTCTGACCCTCGTACCAGGGATAGATGGTGACCAGCCTCTCGCCTGACCCGTCATTGACCCGCAACTGGGCGGTGAAATTCTTGTCGGGGTTGTCCTTCCAGAAGAAGGTGAAGACCTTGATGCGCCCGCCGAAGCGCTTCTGCGCGAACAGGTTGCCTCGACCACGCGGCGTGGAGAGGTAGAACACGGTTTCCACGTTCTGGCTGAGGGCGTTTTCCACCAGCATGGGCCGCTCGATGTTGGCGTGTTCGTCAACCAGGTACTCGGTGGAGCGCCCTCCGCGCCCGATGTCGTCGCCGCCTTCCCCCGTGATTGTCGCGCCATTGGCCGGATTCTGGATCCGCATAAAGGGCATGTGCTCGCTCTCGGCAAAGCCCTTGGGCAGCATGAAAGCAGGCAGGAAGCGAATGATGAAGCGGGCCTTTTCGAAGATGGAGTCGAGCACGCCGCGTTTGTCCACGAAATCGACCTTGCGGCTGCCGATGCCGACCTTCCAGCCGTCCCACCAGAGCCAGCGGCGGACAGCACGGGCCACGTAGACCCAGGTGGCTCCCTCGTCCCGGCTCTTCTCGATCAGGCCGGACTCGCGCCCTTCCACGCGGGCCTCACACCACAGCACGAATTCCACCTGCCGGGGCCGCAGCACCAGCGGCACATTGCCCGGCAGACCAATGGCGAGGTTGCGCGGGTCATACGTCCAGCACCAGTCGTTGATGAAGGCGATGGGATCCCGGATGCAGGCCGCGATGGTGGCCGCCTGCATGGCCGGGTCGTGAGCGATCCGGTTGAGGAGTTCAATTCGGCGCTTGACCTCTTGCAGGATTTCCAGCTGGCGCTGCTGGCGGTGCCAACCCAGCGTGACGTCAATGGCCTGGTCGATGTCGGTGAACACCGGGAAGGCCGACGCTGGGCGGGTGGGCATCCACGTGGCGGCAGTCATGATCCACTCCGGAGCTGGTCATAGGCCAGTAGCAGCTTGGCCATGTCTTCCGGCCCGGCCCCACGCACCTGCTCCAGTGGTGTGCCGTCGGGATTCTGCACGCTGAGCGTTTCTTTGTAGAGGCCGTGCACCTTGGCGGCGCGGTCGACGCCGTCCAGGAAGTCGTGCAGTTCGACCTGATAGCCGTACTTGTCGCGTTTGACGTTCTTGATAAAGCGGGAGAGGCCCAGCGCGTGGGCTTTTTTCAGGTCGATCAGGGGAATGTCTTGCAGGGTTTCGACTTCCACGATGGTGAAGGCATCGGGGTCACGGTCCAGCAGAATCTCCAGGTCCATCAGGCGCAGACGCAGGCGGCTGAGGCGCTGTTCAAGCGGCTTGAGTTCGGCGTCGCTGGCCTTTTCCACCTTCAGGTCTTCGACCGCTGAGCGCACGATGTCAAGTTCCCGTTTAACCTCGCCAGCCACCTCGTGAGCCGGACGCTCGATATGGTCGACGGTGCGTTGCCGGACCACGGTGGTGATCTGGGAACGGTCGAAGTTCGCCAAGGCCGCGATAAAGGCCAGGGTACGGGACGAGCTGATGCCCGCCGCCTCATATCCAGCTTCGAGCGCATCTTTGACCCTTTGTCTTGTTAGGATCGTGGACGCCTGTTCCGGCGCACTTTTGGCGCTGTAGCCCGCCGCAATGGCCGCCTGGGTGTTGTTATGTCCACTGAGGATGCCGAGCACCAGTTTGCGTTCCATCACGGTGCAGGCCCGCAGCGCTTCCTGGAAGCGGGTGTGTTCCGGAGTGAGGGGAATGGCGCGGTCTTCAGACTTCTTACCGATGTTGCCTTTGGCTTTGGAGGATGATCCCCGCGCCGACTTGCTGGCATCTGCTTTTTTCTTTTCGGTCACGGGGCATCACCTCCTCAGTCGGTGCACACGCACAGGTCAGCCGTGCTTGGTGCGGTCTTGCTCTAAACGTTCGATCAGCCCGCGCTCGCTCAGGCCTAGGCGGGCGAGTTCGATTAGGCGCAGGCTCTCGGCGTGGGTCAGGCCCTTTAGGTGAGTGGCGATCTTCCCCACAGTGGCGGTGGTGAGGGGGCAACGGGACGCGATCTCGGCATGGGTCAAGTGGGGACACCTCCAGCGGGTGGATTTGCAGCACAAAAAAAACCCGCCACAGTCGGCGGGCACAACTCGAATTGTTTGGGATGCAGGAAGTCTAGCGAGCGACTGCCAGGAAAATGTCTTTGAAGAGGAGACAACGGCGGGACTTGCACCCGCGCACTGGGCAGCGTCAGCCCTGTATCTCGCCCGTCGTGCTCTTCGGGGCGTTGCCGTGGGCATCTTTCTTCCCTCACACCTGCGAGCACGCCCGAGGTTTCAGCACGTGAGTGTCGCCTGTCTTTGGCCGCGTCAGTCGGTGGGCGCGGGGGCTGGCGCAGACTCTCCAGCGGGATTAGGTGTTGTAAGGCCAGCCGGGGCCGCCATCATTGTCTGTCTGATGCCCCTGCAAGCCCTGACGCCCCACCTGTTTCTCAGGGGCATAAGCACCGTGCAGGTGCTCAGCAGGGGTGGTTTCACGAAATACCCGCCTCTCTCCGCAATGGCAGCAAATCTGGGGGTATTGCGGGGGGATACTCGTGAGGACAATCCCTGTACCGTGCCAACAATGCGGGCAATGACTCATGGTTCTCCTCTGCCAAGTGGCTTGGCATGCTCAAATGCCCCATGCCTGTTCCTGTTATCCGCATTGAAGACGGCAAGATGTACCGCAGTATGGAAAGCTTCGCCTGGGTGGATTACCCCATGGGAAGCGCCTCCGACGAGGTCAAAGCCCTCACCGACGCCAGCACGAAGCATGAGCCCGTGCAGATCATCGGCCCGGAATTCAGCATCCAAGGCACCATCAGCGTCATGAGCATGGGAAATGGGGCCAAGTTCCGCGTGGTGCGCTCGGATTAACTGAAGACGACGGCCTTGTTCACCCACATGCTGGTTTCTTCCAGCTTGGTGATGGCGAGCGAACGTTCACGGCTGGGCGGCAACGTCTCGACAATCGTGTCGTGCACCTGCTTCAGGGCCGTCCGCACGGTTTCGATCTGCTGAACCTGCTCTGGCGTGGGGGGCTGGTACTCGAAGGGATGTTTGGTGTCGGGCATGGCAGGCTCCTGGGGTTGAGGGGGCAACAAAAAACGCCCCGAAGGGCGCACGTAAGCCAGTGGAATTATTCGGCAGGAGTGAAATCGACGTAGAACTCCTTG from Deinococcus sp. QL22 includes these protein-coding regions:
- a CDS encoding terminase small subunit — translated: MTEKKKADASKSARGSSSKAKGNIGKKSEDRAIPLTPEHTRFQEALRACTVMERKLVLGILSGHNNTQAAIAAGYSAKSAPEQASTILTRQRVKDALEAGYEAAGISSSRTLAFIAALANFDRSQITTVVRQRTVDHIERPAHEVAGEVKRELDIVRSAVEDLKVEKASDAELKPLEQRLSRLRLRLMDLEILLDRDPDAFTIVEVETLQDIPLIDLKKAHALGLSRFIKNVKRDKYGYQVELHDFLDGVDRAAKVHGLYKETLSVQNPDGTPLEQVRGAGPEDMAKLLLAYDQLRSGS
- a CDS encoding S49 family peptidase, whose amino-acid sequence is MTKIRSPARFQGVTTLLAGSPWAIRERDHRELVATFNRYLSSDVTEETLKTLKTERDNRAAQQGDAQASAPGVAVIGIYGTIVPRGSLMAEYCGATDPHTLADRVSAAADDPSIHSIVLDIMSGGGAVTGIRVAEEAIRRARDVKPVIAVANTVMCSAALWLGAQASELVAAPGAEIGSIGVIGTHVDESVAIDNMGLKVTYVRSNPGKALGQPTEAMDGPALEQWQSEVDRIQADFVAAVAAGRSMTVAAVGALANGNVWFGQEAVDVGLADRVATLGDVLREQQSAAAREPARTARRAQSPRMLEATTQLRLAEQRVRVSLTPEAAAEEHAALNQLEAELQSAAPYADADLSHDLAQLTQRLTATRARIQVSAPSPEVSPMKITLKDRSGAAHEFDAADTAAIQAFLAEQDRLAVAAGRQQERESTASALGLEPKDMGADSLSRLAAQAKDGDAYRTELLSEIEALALAVTGDETKAARVRKANSALDTDMLKEVAHGYRDQRDALVPNGRQSKEPDLNPAPPVEAQTTARRPKPVRW
- a CDS encoding phage major capsid protein — its product is MSYKIAKRTDLADKGLYQDAKAAGVNLADYMQIQADEGKISEEFYNPDDSTPAFKQVLGSLGVDPKGRDAARPVEDVFMQDPSKRVLFPEYIATRYRDLSRPMRNELTVEDLVTTITPVRSGAYTYGVITEEHDAGANLSRVAEAAEFPTITVQMGEQSIRLLKYGGKLKVSYEVIRRSSVSVMDRWIGAVVRRALRNKVNAALAVVLNGDGNNGAAPNLDVAGPGYTVADIVELSLLAGDYGADPTILAGDRTELGKLLTLPIFTGTDSTTASDFRETGRWPAAFGMMPKRAPKGSLLDGAAKLLALDPEMGLEMAFDPSMDLVENDKIIERQIEFITFSEMIGFGKPELGVGVTAHRSS